The region AAAGCGGCACCGGCTTCAGCGATGAATGAACGGCCTACCTCAATGGCTACTGTCAAGGCGCCCATAATCTCAGGCGTGAGCGTTTCAGGACTGGCAAAGTATTCGTCCGCCTTGATAATTTCACTGGAAAGGTCATTCATAGCAGTGACAAGCTCTTCATTTTCCAGAAGTTCAGGGCTTGCATTTACCCTGTCAGCAATTGCATCAAATTCCTCTGCCATGCTCATAAAATCCTGCGCAAGTGCTTGTTGCTCTGCTGTAAATTCCGTTTTCTCGACTTGTGTGGGTGTGGAAGGAGACTCTGCGGGAGCAGCATTGTTTCCTCCGCAGGCTGCAAGGCTCAGCGTCATGGCAAGCGCCATGATAAGTACCAGTAACCTTTTCATTTCTAAATCCTCCGTTTTCTGTTGGGTTGTATCGGGCAAAGTCCCATGCGTTCACTCTATCAAAACCCTGCCACAGAAAACCGTCTGCTGCATGAAACATGATTTTTTCGACATGAAACATGATTTTGGAGGTTGGTTTGTAAAGTGTAAGTGTAAAGTGTAGGCGGTGCAATTAGTCCTCCGTGTACGGCGACACATCAGGCTCGATCCACGCCTTACTGTCACGCCAGTCCACATCGAAGTCAAACAGCTTTGCGATGTCCCGCAGTTTGATATAGTTGTTACCCCCGATGGTGTAGGCGGTCAGCCCCGTCACTGCTGCGCCGGTGTCACCCCATACGAAGCCTGTGGTGCTTAGTGTCGCACTTTTACCGTCTTTGCCGATTGCAGTAAGCTCGCCGCTCGTCTTGGTGTACGCCGCATGGTTATACAGCTTCGCCTTGCCGTCCTCCCAGCGCACTTCAAAGCGTGTTTTCAGGAGTGCGCCCACATCCCGGAGTTTAACGTAGTTGTTGCCGCCGATGCTGTATGCGGGCAGCGCAGCCTCCGCACCGTTTAACATAAACTTAGTGTTGGTAGGCGTTGCCGTAACGGTGTTGATGGGTGTCGGTGCCGGAGCAGGTGTCTGTCCGGGCGTCCCCCCGGAAGACTTCAGGTTCCGCGGCGGCACGGCCAACCGAAGAATCTCTACTTTGTCTCTCACGCCGCTTACTTCACCTAACCTCACATTTTCTTTTTCTTCCCACCAGATGGTTTTATATTGGAGGGTCGCTGCCTGCTCCCATGTAATTTTTGCGTTGGCGCTCGTGTCGCCACCGATGGCAAAGCTCCTGATGGTGTCCTTGGTAAAGGGAGCCACCTTGCGGCTAACCTGGCCTTTGTTATAGTCCATGAGTTTGATCAGGTACGATGTAAATTCCCCATAGGTGGGATTCGTGCTCCAATTCATATTGGGATTGGTAAAGACCCGCCAGCCGTAACACTGATCTATAGCGGCTTGTCCGTGGGTTGTGATTCTTTCGTTAGTCCATTTCACCGGGCTCTCTTCAGGATAGTATTTACTTAAATTATTGAACACACCAGAGAAGAGTTGTGCCATTTCCGTGTTGCTAACGGGTACTCCCCAGTCCTCAAAACGCACGTTAGAAACATTCGCAACAAGTTGAGTTAGGGTAACCCTCGCACCGTCCTTATAGCTTTTTTCAGGAGTGAACACCATCATTTTGGGGTTCTCGGAGGGGCGCATTACAACATTAGCCGCCACAGCACTATCCTTGATTTCTATCTGCCATAAATAAGGCTTATCCACAGCCGCCACCTGTGTCTCGCCCGCACTCACTTTTGTCAGTCTGGCAGCCCACATATAATACGCCTTACCTTCATAGTTTACCTTTGCCCAGTCGCCCTTGAGCTCGGTCACTTCCAGAATGGTGCCTGTCGGAAGCTCCCCGACAATGTCGCCATCCGGCTTTGATCGGTAGACCGGGTTCGTACCGACCTTATACATCGCTCTGTCATCAATTTCGCCCGCAACTCCCAGATAACGTCCATCCGCCATCTTTATGGTTATTTCAGCCGTGTTAGCGTCTACAATGCGCTTTTTTTCAACATAGAATTTCGTGTCTCTGCCTCCTGTGCGCAGCACCGCGTTGCCTGCGGCGTCGATATTGATAAAAGTGTCATCTCCAGCGCCATACCACAAACCGGCGGCACCAGAGGCTATGGAGCCAAGGCGGATGCTGTACCAGCCGTTGTCTATCGCATCATACAGTTTATGAGTAGTCTCAGTTGGTGCGGGCGCCGTCTTCTCAGGGGCAACATATTCGCCGGTGACGGTGACGGTATATTTTCCCACGATTTGGCTTGTTTTTTCGCCCGGAGCAGTCCACCGCAGGGTAATCTCCTGCTTTCCTGCGATGTACGCAAATACCGTACCTTGATTGAGC is a window of [Clostridium] saccharolyticum WM1 DNA encoding:
- a CDS encoding SH3 domain-containing protein; translated protein: MKKQFMGILLTLCMALTLLPTTAFAAEAVTILSYPAKTEYTVGEGFDRTGIKAVVTIGGEKKDISDEISFRNSGNVTLNQGTVFAYIAGKQEITLRWTAPGEKTSQIVGKYTVTVTGEYVAPEKTAPAPTETTHKLYDAIDNGWYSIRLGSIASGAAGLWYGAGDDTFINIDAAGNAVLRTGGRDTKFYVEKKRIVDANTAEITIKMADGRYLGVAGEIDDRAMYKVGTNPVYRSKPDGDIVGELPTGTILEVTELKGDWAKVNYEGKAYYMWAARLTKVSAGETQVAAVDKPYLWQIEIKDSAVAANVVMRPSENPKMMVFTPEKSYKDGARVTLTQLVANVSNVRFEDWGVPVSNTEMAQLFSGVFNNLSKYYPEESPVKWTNERITTHGQAAIDQCYGWRVFTNPNMNWSTNPTYGEFTSYLIKLMDYNKGQVSRKVAPFTKDTIRSFAIGGDTSANAKITWEQAATLQYKTIWWEEKENVRLGEVSGVRDKVEILRLAVPPRNLKSSGGTPGQTPAPAPTPINTVTATPTNTKFMLNGAEAALPAYSIGGNNYVKLRDVGALLKTRFEVRWEDGKAKLYNHAAYTKTSGELTAIGKDGKSATLSTTGFVWGDTGAAVTGLTAYTIGGNNYIKLRDIAKLFDFDVDWRDSKAWIEPDVSPYTED